A genomic window from Cupriavidus basilensis includes:
- the polA gene encoding DNA polymerase I: MSDSPKTLLLVDGSSYLYRAYHALPDLRNAEGLPTGAIYGMINMLRKLRSDFPAEYSACVFDAKGKTFRDDLYPAYKEHRPSMPEDLAKQIEPIHEAVRALGWPIVVVEGVEADDVIGTLARRATAEGMRTVVSTGDKDLAQLVDGHVTLVNTMSGEILDPPGVAAKFGVPPARIVDYLSLIGDAVDNVPGVPKVGPKTAVKWLTEYGTLDDVMANAPGIKGVVGENLRNTLAWLPKARELVTVKTDCDLTSSLADFHRLEGGSEDKDKLIDFFARYGFKTWLREATGESLPNPRAQARASAAPPAAGGAAAGADAGPAQGGLFDSAPAPAQIRYETVATEAALEAWMRRIETAPLVSIDTETTSLEPLQAQLVGISLSIEPGEACYIPVAHRGPDVVGLEAYGQLTREAVLARMRAWLEDPSRGKVGQNLKYDSHVFANHGVSLRGIVHDTMLQSYVLASHRNHGMDSLAERLLGLKTISYEEVCGKGASQIGFDQIDIARATEYAAEDADVTLRLHRNMYPQVEALPGVHYVYEKIEMPVSVVLQKIERNGVLIDAERLGAQSTQLGQRMLTLEQAAYEAAGQPFNLGSPKQIGEILFGQMKLPVVKKTASGAPSTDEEVLQKLAEDYPLPKLLLDYRGLAKLKSTYTDKLPKMVNPATGRVHTSYGQTTAVTGRLASTEPNLQNIPVRTEEGRRIREAFIAGPGNVIVSADYSQIELRIMAHISGDENLMRSFAEGEDVHRATAAEIFGVAPDAVSSEQRRYAKVINFGLIYGMSAFGLAGNLGIEREAAKHYIDRYFMRYPGVARYMEETRQTAREQGFVETVFGRRLWLPDINGGNGPRRQGAERAAINAPMQGTAADLIKLSMIAVQDWLERDGLGTRQVMQVHDELVLEVPQAELERVKVKLPELMCNVAELRVPLVAEVGSGSNWEEAH; the protein is encoded by the coding sequence ATGTCGGATAGTCCAAAAACACTCTTGCTCGTCGATGGGTCGAGCTATCTGTATCGTGCGTATCACGCTCTGCCGGACCTGAGGAACGCAGAGGGCCTGCCCACAGGGGCAATCTACGGCATGATCAATATGCTGCGCAAGCTGCGCAGCGATTTCCCGGCAGAGTATAGCGCCTGCGTGTTCGACGCCAAGGGTAAGACCTTCCGCGACGACCTGTACCCGGCCTACAAGGAGCATCGCCCGTCGATGCCCGAGGACCTGGCCAAGCAGATCGAGCCGATCCACGAAGCGGTGCGTGCGCTGGGCTGGCCCATCGTGGTGGTGGAAGGCGTGGAGGCGGACGACGTGATCGGCACGCTGGCGCGCCGGGCCACCGCCGAAGGCATGCGCACGGTGGTCTCCACGGGTGACAAGGACCTGGCGCAGCTGGTCGACGGCCATGTCACGCTGGTCAACACCATGAGCGGCGAAATCCTCGACCCGCCCGGCGTGGCCGCCAAGTTCGGCGTGCCGCCGGCGCGCATCGTCGACTATCTCTCGCTGATTGGCGACGCCGTGGACAACGTGCCCGGCGTGCCCAAGGTGGGCCCCAAGACCGCGGTCAAATGGCTGACCGAGTACGGCACGCTCGACGATGTCATGGCCAATGCCCCCGGCATCAAGGGCGTGGTGGGCGAGAACCTGCGCAACACGCTGGCGTGGCTGCCCAAGGCGCGCGAGCTGGTGACGGTCAAGACCGATTGCGACCTGACGAGTTCGTTGGCCGACTTCCACCGGCTCGAGGGTGGCAGCGAGGACAAGGACAAGCTGATTGACTTCTTTGCGCGCTATGGCTTCAAGACCTGGCTGCGCGAGGCCACCGGCGAAAGCCTGCCCAACCCGCGCGCCCAGGCACGCGCAAGCGCGGCGCCGCCCGCGGCCGGCGGTGCCGCGGCGGGAGCCGACGCGGGTCCGGCCCAGGGCGGCCTGTTCGACAGCGCCCCGGCCCCGGCCCAGATCCGCTACGAAACCGTGGCCACCGAGGCGGCGCTGGAGGCCTGGATGCGGCGCATCGAAACCGCGCCGCTGGTGTCCATCGATACCGAGACCACCTCGCTGGAGCCGCTGCAGGCCCAGCTGGTCGGCATCTCGCTGTCGATCGAGCCGGGCGAAGCCTGCTATATCCCGGTGGCGCACCGCGGCCCGGATGTCGTGGGCCTGGAAGCCTATGGCCAGCTCACGCGCGAGGCCGTGCTGGCGCGCATGCGCGCCTGGCTCGAAGACCCGTCGCGCGGCAAGGTCGGCCAGAACCTGAAGTACGATTCCCATGTCTTTGCCAATCACGGCGTCAGCCTGCGCGGCATCGTGCACGACACCATGCTGCAGAGCTACGTGCTGGCGTCCCACCGCAATCATGGCATGGACAGCCTGGCCGAGCGCCTGCTCGGCCTGAAGACCATCAGCTACGAGGAAGTGTGCGGCAAGGGCGCGAGCCAGATCGGCTTTGACCAGATCGACATCGCGCGCGCCACGGAGTACGCGGCCGAGGATGCCGACGTCACGCTGCGCCTGCATCGCAACATGTACCCGCAGGTCGAGGCGTTGCCGGGGGTGCATTACGTCTACGAGAAGATCGAGATGCCGGTCTCGGTGGTGCTGCAGAAGATCGAGCGCAACGGCGTGCTGATCGACGCCGAGCGCCTGGGCGCGCAAAGCACGCAGCTCGGCCAGCGCATGCTGACGCTGGAGCAGGCCGCGTACGAGGCTGCGGGCCAGCCGTTCAACCTGGGCTCGCCCAAGCAGATCGGCGAGATCCTGTTCGGCCAGATGAAGCTGCCGGTGGTCAAGAAGACCGCCAGCGGCGCGCCGTCCACTGACGAAGAGGTGTTGCAGAAGCTGGCCGAGGATTACCCGCTGCCCAAGCTGCTGCTGGACTACCGCGGCCTGGCCAAGCTCAAGTCCACCTACACCGACAAGCTGCCCAAGATGGTCAACCCGGCCACCGGCCGCGTGCATACCAGCTACGGGCAGACCACCGCGGTGACCGGCCGGCTGGCTTCCACCGAGCCCAACCTGCAGAACATCCCGGTGCGCACCGAGGAAGGGCGGCGCATCCGCGAGGCCTTTATCGCCGGGCCGGGCAACGTGATCGTGTCGGCCGACTACTCGCAGATCGAGTTGCGCATCATGGCCCATATCTCTGGCGACGAGAACCTGATGCGCTCCTTCGCCGAGGGCGAGGACGTGCACCGCGCCACCGCCGCGGAGATCTTCGGCGTGGCGCCGGATGCCGTCAGCAGCGAGCAGCGCCGCTATGCCAAGGTCATCAACTTCGGCCTGATCTACGGCATGAGCGCTTTCGGCCTGGCCGGCAACCTCGGCATCGAGCGCGAGGCTGCCAAGCACTACATCGACCGCTATTTCATGCGCTATCCCGGTGTGGCGCGGTACATGGAAGAAACGCGCCAGACCGCGCGCGAGCAGGGCTTCGTCGAGACCGTGTTCGGCCGCCGCCTGTGGCTGCCGGATATCAATGGCGGCAATGGCCCGCGCCGCCAGGGCGCCGAGCGCGCCGCCATCAACGCGCCGATGCAGGGCACGGCCGCCGACCTGATCAAGCTGTCGATGATCGCGGTGCAGGACTGGCTGGAACGCGACGGCCTGGGCACGCGCCAGGTCATGCAGGTGCACGATGAACTCGTGCTGGAAGTCCCGCAGGCCGAGCTGGAACGGGTCAAGGTGAAGCTGCCGGAACTGATGTGCAACGTGGCTGAACTGCGTGTGCCGCTGGTGGCCGAGGTTGGCAGCGGCAGCAACTGGGAGGAGGCGCACTAA
- a CDS encoding TIGR00730 family Rossman fold protein, with product MDSKLTGAAAGGANAAPPSDAAGADNPAAALKQAAQGGITTAADMDVNVTVGAAADGPGDTSPAAGIRANPRKMIPSLRALADEDRATAKKARASWQMFTIMAEFIEATEYLSEIRPAVSIYGSARLREDSPYYQRTIEIARLFSDAGFAVISGGGPGIMEAANKGAHAGKSASVGLNIELPHEQQGNPYQDIAMRFRHFFTRKVTFVKNSDAFIVMPGGFGTLDELAEVLTLVQTGKSRAVPVVLFGSRFWKGLLDWFRFTLLPMGLIAEHDLDLMKIVDEPHEVLEAVYEYYEQRGGDNPIPPKEEMFYL from the coding sequence ATGGACTCAAAATTGACTGGTGCCGCCGCAGGCGGTGCGAACGCCGCCCCCCCTTCCGACGCAGCCGGCGCCGATAATCCGGCGGCGGCCCTCAAGCAGGCCGCGCAAGGCGGTATTACCACCGCGGCCGATATGGACGTGAACGTGACGGTCGGCGCCGCTGCCGATGGCCCGGGAGATACGTCTCCCGCCGCCGGCATCCGCGCCAACCCACGCAAGATGATTCCCAGCCTGCGTGCGCTGGCCGACGAAGACCGCGCGACAGCAAAGAAGGCGCGCGCTTCGTGGCAAATGTTCACGATTATGGCAGAGTTCATCGAGGCGACCGAGTACCTTTCCGAGATCCGCCCGGCGGTTTCGATCTACGGCAGCGCGCGCCTGCGCGAGGATTCGCCTTACTACCAGCGCACCATCGAGATCGCCCGCCTGTTCTCCGACGCTGGCTTCGCGGTGATCTCGGGCGGCGGCCCTGGCATCATGGAGGCAGCCAACAAGGGCGCCCACGCGGGCAAGTCGGCCAGCGTGGGCCTGAACATCGAGCTTCCGCACGAGCAGCAAGGCAATCCCTACCAGGACATCGCCATGCGCTTTCGCCACTTCTTCACGCGCAAGGTCACCTTCGTCAAGAATTCGGACGCCTTTATCGTGATGCCGGGCGGTTTCGGCACGCTGGATGAGCTGGCCGAAGTGCTGACGCTGGTGCAGACCGGCAAGTCCCGCGCCGTGCCGGTGGTGCTGTTCGGCAGCCGCTTCTGGAAGGGCCTGCTTGACTGGTTCCGCTTCACGCTGCTGCCGATGGGCCTGATCGCCGAGCACGACCTCGACCTGATGAAGATCGTGGACGAGCCGCACGAAGTGCTCGAAGCGGTGTATGAGTACTACGAGCAGCGCGGCGGCGACAACCCGATTCCTCCCAAGGAAGAGATGTTCTACCTGTAA
- a CDS encoding homoserine kinase, with protein MAVFTTVSPDEIASWLLDYNLGEMRDLRGIASGIENSNFFLTMEQDGVTREYVLTIFERLTFEQLPYYLHLMAHLAAHDIRVPAPIPGRDGEILRALKGKPATIVTRLPGGSQLAPGVGQCAQVGDMLARMHLAGQSYPRQQPNLRSLPWWQQTEGEILPFLDAGQQALLREELAHQTAFFGGADYAALPGGPCHCDLFRDNALFEDGPAGQEKLGGFFDFYFAGNDKWLFDLAVTVNDWCIDLASGALDADRGQALLRAYHAVRPLGPIEARHWRDMLRAGALRFWISRLWDFYLPREADMLQPHDPTHFERILRRRIEAAALPWT; from the coding sequence ATGGCCGTATTCACCACGGTCTCGCCGGACGAGATCGCCAGTTGGCTCCTTGATTACAACCTGGGCGAAATGCGCGACTTGCGCGGCATTGCCTCGGGCATCGAGAACAGCAATTTCTTCCTGACCATGGAGCAGGACGGCGTCACGCGCGAGTACGTGCTGACCATCTTCGAGCGCCTGACGTTCGAGCAACTGCCGTACTACCTGCACCTGATGGCCCACCTGGCCGCGCACGACATCCGCGTGCCGGCGCCCATCCCGGGCCGCGACGGCGAGATCCTGCGGGCGCTCAAGGGCAAGCCGGCGACCATCGTCACGCGCCTGCCGGGCGGCTCGCAGCTGGCGCCAGGCGTGGGGCAGTGCGCGCAAGTCGGCGACATGCTCGCCCGCATGCACCTTGCCGGCCAGAGCTATCCGCGCCAGCAGCCCAATCTGCGCAGCCTGCCGTGGTGGCAGCAAACAGAAGGCGAGATCCTGCCCTTCCTGGATGCCGGCCAGCAAGCGTTGTTGCGCGAGGAACTGGCCCACCAGACCGCTTTCTTCGGCGGCGCGGACTACGCGGCGCTGCCCGGCGGCCCTTGCCATTGCGACCTGTTCCGTGACAACGCGCTGTTCGAGGACGGCCCCGCCGGGCAGGAGAAACTGGGCGGCTTCTTCGATTTCTACTTCGCCGGCAACGACAAGTGGCTGTTCGACCTGGCCGTCACCGTCAACGACTGGTGCATCGACCTGGCCAGCGGCGCGCTCGACGCCGACCGTGGCCAGGCCTTGCTGCGGGCTTATCATGCCGTGAGGCCGCTGGGCCCCATCGAGGCGCGGCACTGGCGCGACATGCTGCGCGCCGGCGCACTGCGCTTCTGGATTTCCCGCCTGTGGGACTTCTACCTGCCACGCGAGGCCGACATGCTGCAACCGCATGACCCGACCCACTTTGAACGCATCCTGCGCCGGCGCATCGAAGCTGCCGCGCTGCCCTGGACCTGA
- a CDS encoding BPSS1780 family membrane protein: MQLLEVSAKEGYVWFRQGVWLFRKNPLAFLMLLFVYLIAAQLAVFVPLIGIIALLVVTPGLSVGIMTACREVILNKRVLPTVLLAGFRGNGKQASRNLLVLGGIYAGLVFVLSLIAGSLVDISTLVPILLKEEAPSAESVRQLYFALMIGAALYTPIAMLFWFAPLLTAWHNVPPVKALFFSWTACWRNRGAFLAYGVVFAVLLVAVPFFLEALFGALGAEAVLSFLVTPYSLLMLAIMYCSFYATYRGCFNVVPEEAAGRPDLAA, translated from the coding sequence ATGCAATTACTGGAAGTCTCCGCCAAGGAAGGTTATGTCTGGTTCCGCCAGGGTGTCTGGCTGTTCCGCAAGAACCCGCTCGCCTTCCTGATGCTGTTGTTTGTCTACCTGATCGCGGCGCAACTGGCCGTGTTCGTGCCGTTGATCGGCATCATCGCGCTGCTGGTGGTCACCCCGGGCCTGTCGGTCGGCATCATGACCGCCTGCCGCGAGGTGATCCTGAACAAGCGCGTGCTGCCGACCGTATTACTGGCGGGATTTCGCGGCAACGGCAAGCAGGCAAGCCGCAACCTGCTGGTGCTGGGCGGCATCTATGCAGGCCTGGTCTTCGTGTTGAGCCTCATCGCGGGCAGCCTGGTGGACATCAGCACGCTGGTGCCGATCCTGCTCAAGGAAGAAGCGCCGTCGGCGGAATCCGTGCGGCAGCTTTACTTCGCGCTGATGATCGGGGCCGCGTTGTATACGCCGATTGCCATGCTGTTCTGGTTTGCGCCGCTGCTCACCGCGTGGCACAACGTGCCGCCGGTCAAGGCACTATTCTTCAGCTGGACCGCGTGCTGGCGCAACCGTGGCGCGTTCCTGGCCTATGGCGTGGTGTTCGCGGTCCTGCTGGTGGCGGTACCGTTCTTCCTGGAGGCGTTGTTCGGCGCATTGGGGGCTGAAGCGGTGCTGTCCTTCCTGGTCACGCCGTACTCGCTGCTGATGCTGGCGATCATGTATTGCTCGTTCTACGCCACCTACCGCGGCTGCTTCAATGTCGTGCCGGAAGAAGCCGCCGGCAGGCCGGACCTGGCCGCCTGA
- a CDS encoding amidohydrolase family protein has product MFQIDSHFHVFSANAPAVGGARYRPAYGASLAQWQAISGAHGVRAGVVVQPSFFGCDNSELEAALAASPALRGVCVVGPEASAGELARLHGLGVRGLRWNMVGRHDDASWRDARWPALLEAAHALGWHLELHTDPGRLNELRAWLPAVPIALVLDHFGKPAPGAQADAPMLACAAHWRGQREVYVKLSAPYRVAADLAGVVAGWHHCLGEQGLLWGSDWPWTNHEAEAGYAGLQRKVWEWLGPLCEAPDRNAARLFGLRAA; this is encoded by the coding sequence ATGTTCCAGATCGATTCCCATTTCCACGTGTTTTCCGCCAATGCCCCCGCCGTGGGCGGGGCGCGCTACCGGCCCGCCTACGGCGCAAGCCTGGCGCAGTGGCAAGCCATCTCCGGGGCGCATGGCGTGCGCGCGGGCGTGGTGGTGCAGCCAAGTTTTTTCGGCTGCGACAACAGCGAGCTGGAAGCAGCGCTGGCGGCTTCGCCCGCGCTGCGCGGTGTTTGCGTAGTGGGCCCGGAGGCATCCGCTGGCGAGCTGGCGCGGTTGCACGGCCTGGGCGTGCGCGGCCTGCGCTGGAATATGGTGGGGCGGCACGACGACGCATCATGGCGCGATGCGCGCTGGCCCGCGCTGCTGGAGGCGGCCCACGCGCTGGGCTGGCACCTGGAGCTGCACACCGATCCGGGCCGGCTCAACGAGCTGCGGGCCTGGTTGCCGGCGGTGCCGATCGCGCTGGTGCTGGATCATTTCGGCAAGCCCGCGCCCGGCGCGCAGGCAGACGCGCCGATGCTGGCTTGCGCCGCGCACTGGCGCGGGCAAAGGGAGGTCTACGTCAAGCTGAGCGCGCCGTATCGCGTGGCGGCGGACCTGGCCGGCGTGGTGGCTGGCTGGCACCACTGCCTGGGCGAGCAAGGCTTGCTATGGGGATCGGACTGGCCCTGGACCAATCACGAGGCCGAGGCCGGCTATGCCGGCCTGCAGCGCAAGGTGTGGGAGTGGCTGGGCCCGCTGTGCGAGGCGCCGGACCGAAACGCGGCCCGGCTGTTCGGCCTGCGAGCCGCGTGA
- a CDS encoding GntR family transcriptional regulator produces MPDRSALPEPTGAGLDATPASLAAPRWARIATALKGRILAGEWASGTAIAAESALAEHYGVALGTMRAAIQALVDEGLLERVHGRGTFVRGALTGATMARFFRFGDAGSEIPESRIVSLRTLAAPADVAMQLGLAAGTPVLRVLRQRGWEGQVRLLETIWLPAPLFGALAALKPAEFAPLLYPMYAERCGVTVGRAVDDLRFTRLGAREAAQLSLPEGHPALAVSRVAFDLAGRRVEFRQTLGNADDFHYRAEVR; encoded by the coding sequence ATGCCAGACCGTTCCGCCCTGCCCGAACCGACGGGAGCCGGCCTCGACGCCACGCCAGCCAGCCTGGCGGCACCGCGCTGGGCCCGCATCGCGACCGCGCTCAAGGGCCGCATCCTGGCCGGCGAATGGGCTTCCGGCACCGCCATTGCGGCCGAGAGCGCACTGGCCGAGCACTACGGCGTGGCGCTGGGCACCATGCGCGCCGCCATCCAGGCGCTGGTGGACGAAGGCTTGCTGGAGCGCGTGCATGGCCGCGGCACCTTTGTGCGCGGCGCGCTGACCGGCGCCACCATGGCGCGGTTCTTCCGCTTTGGCGACGCCGGCTCGGAGATTCCCGAGTCGCGCATCGTGTCGCTGCGCACGCTGGCGGCGCCAGCGGATGTCGCCATGCAGCTTGGCCTGGCTGCGGGCACGCCGGTGCTGCGCGTACTGCGCCAGCGCGGCTGGGAAGGCCAGGTCCGCCTGCTCGAGACCATCTGGCTGCCGGCGCCGCTGTTCGGCGCGCTGGCCGCGCTCAAGCCGGCCGAGTTCGCGCCCCTGCTCTACCCGATGTATGCCGAGCGCTGCGGCGTCACGGTCGGCCGCGCCGTCGACGACCTGCGCTTCACCCGGCTTGGCGCGCGCGAGGCTGCTCAACTGAGCCTGCCAGAAGGCCATCCCGCGCTGGCGGTCAGCCGCGTGGCGTTTGACCTGGCTGGCCGGCGCGTGGAGTTCCGCCAGACGCTGGGCAATGCCGACGATTTCCACTATCGCGCCGAGGTTCGCTGA
- a CDS encoding tripartite tricarboxylate transporter substrate binding protein, with product MRFPIRLCATALCWLAAGTSSLAHAQAWPAAKPIRLVVTYAPGGGADTMARMISPRLGQELGQTIVVDNRPGAGGQIGTDLVAKSAPDGYTVLLDAASFAANPSLYKRLPYDPVKSFIPVSVLALYPNMLVVNPRFPAKTTQELVAMARAKPGSIAYASSGNGSAQHLAGALFAQRMKLDLLHVPYKGGGPAMADVIAGQVPVFFANTASGLQHVRAGKLRVLGVTGARRTAILPDTPTLAEAGVPHYEVYEWNGVFLPAGTPPEIVKRLSDAIRKVINLPENRERVTSLGGEIVAGTPAEAAKFVQAQTTEWAKVIKEGNIQLD from the coding sequence ATGCGATTCCCGATCCGTCTTTGCGCCACCGCCCTGTGCTGGCTCGCCGCCGGCACCAGCAGTCTTGCGCACGCACAGGCCTGGCCCGCGGCCAAGCCCATCCGGCTGGTAGTCACCTACGCGCCCGGAGGCGGCGCCGACACCATGGCCCGCATGATCTCGCCGCGCCTGGGCCAGGAACTGGGCCAGACCATCGTGGTGGACAACCGTCCCGGCGCGGGCGGCCAGATCGGCACGGACCTGGTCGCCAAGTCAGCGCCGGACGGCTATACGGTGCTGCTCGACGCCGCCTCGTTTGCCGCCAACCCCTCGCTCTACAAGCGGCTGCCCTACGACCCGGTCAAGTCCTTCATCCCGGTCTCGGTGCTGGCGCTGTATCCCAACATGCTGGTCGTGAACCCACGGTTCCCGGCCAAGACCACGCAGGAGCTGGTCGCGATGGCACGCGCCAAGCCTGGCAGCATTGCCTATGCGTCCTCGGGCAATGGCTCGGCCCAGCACCTGGCGGGCGCGCTGTTCGCGCAGCGCATGAAACTGGACCTGCTGCACGTGCCGTACAAGGGTGGCGGCCCGGCCATGGCCGATGTGATTGCCGGGCAGGTGCCGGTGTTCTTCGCCAACACGGCGTCGGGCCTGCAGCATGTGCGCGCGGGCAAGCTGCGCGTGCTCGGCGTGACCGGCGCCAGGCGCACGGCCATCCTGCCGGACACGCCGACGCTGGCCGAGGCAGGCGTGCCGCACTATGAAGTCTACGAGTGGAATGGCGTGTTCTTGCCGGCGGGCACGCCGCCGGAGATCGTCAAGCGCCTGTCGGATGCGATCCGCAAGGTCATCAACCTGCCGGAGAATCGCGAGCGCGTGACCAGCCTGGGCGGGGAAATCGTGGCCGGCACGCCCGCCGAGGCGGCGAAATTCGTCCAGGCCCAGACCACCGAATGGGCCAAGGTGATCAAGGAAGGCAACATCCAGCTGGACTAA
- a CDS encoding UvrD-helicase domain-containing protein: protein MSDLLANLNAEQLAAVTLPDEPALILAGAGSGKTRVLTTRIAWLIQNGRVSPAGLLAVTFTNKAAKEMMTRLTSMLPINTRGMWIGTFHGLCNRMLRAHYRDAGLPQTFAILDSQDQLSALKRLLKSLNVDDEKYPAKNLQYFINNAKEQGLRPADVEANDDFNRRFVDLYAAYDVQCQREGVVDFAELLLRCYELLRYNDAIRQHYQHRFRHVLVDEFQDTNVLQYRWLKMLAGFGTQNPAAVFAVGDDDQSIYAFRGANVGNMRDFEHEFRVRHMIKLEQNYRSHGHILDSANHLIAHNSRRLGKNLRTDAGHGEPVRVYQAGTDGQEAGWIVEEIRDLIAQGMSRSEIAILYRSNAQSRVIEHALFSASISYRVYGGLRFFERAEVKHALAYLQLLENPRNDAAFGRVVNFPTRGIGARSLEALQDAARQYNCSLAEAVAFVPGKAGSTLGAFVRLIEQMRAETRRMTLPETVEYVTNTSGLITHYRAEKEGQDRIENLQELVTAAQAFVTEEGFGLDALASAIPVGRDGAQPLPALAEGDQAQQVLDPEALPVVMTPLVAFLTHASLEAGDNQAQAGQDAVQMMTVHAAKGLEFNAVFITGLEEGLFPHENSATEADGLEEERRLMYVAITRARERLYLSFAQSRVLHGQMRYHVRSRFFEELPEESLKWLMPPAQAYGGGGSQRRQQNEGGWGRDWFKKAEDVPYSGTQPTGGMDTGNGYADAKRQAGSGLRIGQSVFHNKFGEGVIAGLEGEGDAARANIKFKRHGAKWLVLSVAKLDPID, encoded by the coding sequence ATGTCCGACCTGCTTGCCAATCTCAATGCCGAACAACTAGCCGCCGTCACTTTGCCTGACGAGCCGGCGCTGATCCTGGCTGGCGCGGGCAGCGGCAAGACGCGTGTGCTGACCACCCGCATCGCGTGGCTGATCCAGAACGGCCGGGTGTCACCCGCCGGCCTGCTGGCGGTGACCTTTACCAACAAGGCCGCCAAGGAGATGATGACGCGGCTGACGTCAATGCTGCCGATCAACACGCGCGGCATGTGGATCGGCACGTTCCACGGGCTGTGCAACCGCATGTTGCGCGCGCATTATCGCGATGCCGGCCTGCCGCAGACCTTTGCCATCCTCGACAGCCAGGACCAGCTCTCCGCCCTCAAGCGCCTGCTCAAGTCGCTGAACGTGGATGATGAGAAGTACCCGGCCAAGAACCTGCAGTACTTCATCAACAACGCCAAGGAGCAAGGCCTGCGCCCGGCCGATGTGGAGGCCAACGACGACTTCAATCGCCGCTTTGTCGATCTCTACGCCGCCTACGATGTGCAGTGCCAGCGCGAGGGCGTGGTTGATTTCGCCGAGCTGCTGCTGCGCTGCTACGAGCTGCTGCGCTACAACGACGCGATCCGCCAGCACTACCAGCACCGCTTCCGCCATGTGCTGGTGGACGAGTTCCAGGACACCAACGTGCTGCAGTACCGGTGGCTCAAGATGCTGGCTGGCTTTGGCACGCAGAACCCGGCCGCGGTATTCGCGGTCGGCGACGACGATCAGAGCATCTACGCGTTCCGTGGCGCCAATGTCGGCAACATGCGCGACTTCGAGCATGAGTTCCGCGTGCGCCACATGATCAAGCTGGAGCAGAACTACCGCTCCCATGGCCACATCCTGGATTCGGCCAACCACCTGATTGCCCACAATTCGCGCCGCCTGGGCAAGAACCTGCGCACCGATGCCGGCCACGGCGAGCCGGTGCGGGTGTACCAGGCCGGCACCGACGGCCAGGAGGCCGGCTGGATCGTGGAGGAAATCCGTGACCTGATCGCACAGGGCATGAGCCGCTCGGAGATCGCCATCCTCTACCGCAGCAATGCCCAGTCGCGGGTGATCGAGCACGCGCTCTTCTCGGCCAGCATTTCCTATCGCGTGTACGGCGGCTTGCGCTTCTTCGAGCGCGCCGAAGTCAAGCACGCGCTGGCTTACCTGCAGTTGCTGGAGAACCCGCGCAACGACGCTGCCTTCGGCCGCGTGGTGAATTTCCCCACGCGCGGCATCGGCGCGCGCTCGCTGGAAGCCCTGCAGGATGCGGCGCGCCAGTACAACTGCTCGCTGGCCGAAGCCGTGGCCTTCGTGCCCGGCAAGGCCGGCAGCACGCTGGGCGCCTTTGTGCGGCTGATCGAGCAGATGCGCGCCGAGACGCGCCGCATGACGCTGCCGGAAACAGTCGAGTACGTGACCAACACCAGCGGCCTGATCACGCACTACCGCGCGGAAAAGGAAGGCCAGGACCGCATCGAGAACTTGCAGGAACTGGTGACGGCGGCGCAGGCGTTCGTGACGGAGGAAGGCTTTGGGCTGGACGCGCTGGCCAGCGCGATTCCGGTCGGGCGCGATGGCGCGCAGCCGCTGCCCGCGCTGGCCGAGGGCGACCAGGCCCAGCAGGTGCTGGATCCCGAGGCGCTGCCGGTGGTGATGACCCCGCTGGTGGCCTTTCTCACCCATGCCTCGCTGGAAGCCGGCGACAACCAGGCGCAGGCGGGCCAGGACGCCGTGCAGATGATGACGGTGCATGCCGCCAAGGGGCTGGAGTTCAATGCGGTCTTCATCACCGGGCTGGAAGAAGGACTGTTCCCGCACGAGAACAGCGCCACCGAGGCCGACGGGCTGGAGGAAGAGCGCCGCCTGATGTACGTGGCCATCACGCGCGCGCGCGAGCGGCTCTATCTCTCGTTCGCGCAAAGCCGCGTGCTGCATGGGCAGATGCGCTACCACGTGCGCTCGCGCTTCTTCGAGGAGCTGCCCGAGGAATCGCTCAAGTGGCTGATGCCGCCTGCGCAGGCCTATGGCGGCGGCGGTTCGCAGCGCCGCCAGCAGAACGAGGGCGGCTGGGGCCGCGACTGGTTCAAGAAGGCCGAGGACGTTCCCTATTCGGGCACCCAGCCTACCGGCGGCATGGACACCGGCAACGGCTATGCGGATGCCAAGCGCCAGGCCGGCTCCGGCTTGCGTATCGGCCAGAGCGTGTTCCACAACAAGTTTGGCGAAGGCGTGATCGCCGGGCTCGAAGGCGAGGGCGATGCCGCCCGCGCGAATATCAAGTTCAAGCGCCACGGCGCCAAATGGCTGGTGCTGTCGGTCGCCAAGCTGGACCCGATCGACTGA